ACCGATCCCAACGATTAGTACTTtacctaaaaataaaaacattatcagAAGTGTATTTAATATAAGCTTTCTTCATACTAAGGTGATCAGAAATTGACAGAAGATATTGGTGTGTAAATAAGTACCTTTAGTGAGGTTGTACATCTCGCTCACAACGCTGGTAGAGAGGTCTTTGAGGGGCTGGCCACTCAGCCCACCAACCTCAGATTTGTTTGAATCCTGAAGTGTTTCTGGTCTGGACACCGTGGTGTTAGACACCATTAAACCATCCACTCCCAGCTGCAAACACAAGGGAGAACAAAtacagaggagaggacaggaagtGAGCGACATGTATGTGTGCCTGCATCTACAGGAGCAGAACTGATGTATGTAGGCGCCTGTGAATGAAGACCTCTAATGTGAAATGAACACTGACAAcaagagagaggcagagtgcTGTTTAAATTTTGCTTTTCCCTTCTTAATGTCTCTTCCATTAAGGTTTGTCTCCTCCTCACTCCAATGAGCACAAAAACACCactctgtatttaaaaaaaacccaactaaTCAAGTAGTGATGAGGTTATGAGAGCAGAGACGAAGAGAGGAGCTAAATGTTTTTGGATGCAAACTTAAAAGGCTTGGGCTGAAGGTTTTCCAGTTACAATGgagagtagggctgcacgattctTGATCAAATGAGAATCATGATTTGTTTTTGGTAAGAATTGAGATCACGATTCTCAGGGAAAGtgtttattttcttctgtaacCAAAACTAATTATTGtcacggctgtcaaagttagcgcgataataacacgttaatgcaaatttgttttaacgccgaaaatgtctttaacgcattaaagcaatcaATCTTGCAGAGGTTTTACCggattcagttttaaagctaaagtaaagatactggtatcatatgaaactagaaaacctaagccattggtaccagccatatCATACCAGGAGgctaaagctaaattttggcgaggaaaaactgtcatgggcattttcaaaggggtcccttgacctctgacctcaagatatgtgaatgaaaatgggttctttgggtacccacgagtctcccctttacagacatgcacactttatgataatcacacgcagtttgggtcaagtcatagtcaagtcagcacactgacacactgacagctgttgttgtctgttgggctgcagtttgccatgttatgatgtttgagcatatcttttatgctaaatgcagtacctatgagggtttctggataatatttgtcattgttttgtgttattgattgtttccaataataaacatatacatacatttgcataaagcagcatatttgcccactctcatgttgataagagtattaaataattgacaaatctccctttaagatacattttgaacagataaaaaaggtgtgattaatcgtgattaactatgaacaatcatgcattaatcacgattaaatatttgaaaatatatcgattgacagccctaattattgcTATTTGCACTATTGGATTTCTTGTCTGTAACAGTGTCCTACAAAGTAATAAAGCAATATGTAACAACATTTATTAAAATACCAACACGGTCAACAATATACctccaaataaaaaacaaacaattgatATACCTCACTTAAGCGAGtatatgattattttattaccaTAAGATTGTTGTGCAAAATGAAATGCCAACTTATAAACCTCCTGAAGCAAGAAGGAACCTAAAGATGTAACCAAAGTTATATCAGTTAACAGTTGCTataattttaattataaaaagCTTTGCTTGAGGATCTTTTAAATCACTTATAAAAAAAACGTTCattttaaaaagcctttaatCAATGTTAGTTACAttgtttttaatgtcattttctAATTTATTCAGTGTGTTTTATTCAATTTCATTCTCTGCACTCAAGTGCTGAAATGTTTAAATCTTTTTCCGCCTTTTGAAAAgcactttttttaactttgtttttacagatgctgtacaaataaagttaattataattgttttactactaaaagggagattttagTGACACTTAAGTTGAGCTGTTTAGTATTTATCTGGTCAGCAAACCAGCTGTCATTCAGAAAACGAAGGAGGCTGCACCCTTTcattgggtgtgtgtgttttgcataaGAGCATGTGATGGGATGACTCAAGTTATCAAGGAGGACCTGAACTTGATTCGGATTTCTCACTGAAAAGTTTGTATgtttttgaagagataaaagaacacacaactatttaaaaaaaacactacagatTCAAGATGTAACTTTATAAAAGCAGAATGTGTAAAGTTTTCTGAAAACTGAGAATTAAAATGTATCCCTCCAAAGAAAAACTAGACTCCACGGACACAAGGGACACCATCTGAATGAAAGCTGCACATACTCATACATGTAAAACACAGCAGAAAGGAAACATGGAAATATTATAAAATCTcaaggaataaaaataaattacattataatgaaattaaattaagaacaaaataaaaatcaaagacATATTTAGGAAATTAAATGACTGTAACAAATAACTTACAAACCTCAgtgacaacatcagcaatgtctTGTCTGTCCTGGGTAGTGAGGTCAGGAGCGATCTTCACAAGGACCGGGAGTCTCCGTTCTCCCTGCAGGGCATCGCGCTCCTTCAACACCTGAGAAGATTGTATAGAGAATGTGAGTGTGTCAGGAGAGGAGAGCTACAACTATTGGAAACCAGACAGAAATACGGTGTACTGTGCTGTTAGATCCAAAGCCTCGGGAACAGGAGGGATTAAAAATTCAGCCTTTGAATTGATGGAggcaatatattattattaacgttcaggttctcagctttcagatgatgtacaccacttctatgtgacatctactgttggcCTGCTGTCTGCACATAAAgtccccctgtacccccctaaaaaataccaaaaatgggtctatgggAAAAAGCGCTGGAGTGGAAAAGGCTAAACTGTCATACGTGGCATTAGCTGATCAATttaacaaaaaagcaaaaaagcagTGTTTGCACTGTCAATTCACAGCAACAATGTCGAGTCTGCCAGTCAGACTCGACATGGTTTTCAATAAGTGGCAGAGGCTAGTTCTGCTAATTTTGCAAGCTTGTTCCTTCATGCTATTGTGAATCTtgttatataatgtaatataagttTTGTGATTGattattgtttatttcttaGGCCAAGACTGGCTCTTTTCTCTGTAAAGCCATTTACGATGATTAAGATCTACTGTATGTGACGGTGACTTAGGCCAGATGATGTTTCATGGTGTTTACATTTGTGTCACTGTTCGGTCCCAACCCAGTGATTTAGTGAACATTCGGACAGTCCTACCGTATGGAGGAGCTGGCGGAGCTCGGCCTTCCCTTGTAGGTCCCGGAGACCTGGCGTATTAGGGCTGCTGACGTTGACCACCAGGTAGTCAGCCAGCGGGCCCAGCACTCTCACCCCCTCCACGTAATCTGCCCCTGCGTCCTGGGACAGCTTGTTCTTCCCCAGGTTGATGCCCAGGGGAAGGCCAGCTATAAACACGGACACAAGCACatatgcaaatacacacaaacacacaagttcAGACAAGTACAAAAACAGGCTGCATCATCAGACACATGACTCAACTGGGGCAGAGGCTGCTGATATGTTAAATGAGCTTTAAGCAAGCATGGATCAGACACAATGAAAGGTGAGACAGGGACAGAACAAGATTATTAAAATAGAACAGAATAGTGTATTTAACCACACACCTAATTTAGTATTTGGATCCCTGTTACAAACTGActagtaaataataaatgcacaccagaaaaaacaacaggacataTTTATATCAGACTTATTGTAGTAGTAAAACTGAAAACAGCTTcaatttttaaaaaggaaaaataaaaacaggttgAAATTTTTCCCACTGAGATCAGAAGTCGCTGCCTGCTAACCTTTACTGTATTGTTGCTGTGTGTCTCTCCTGGCCTTCAGCCTCTGTTGTGCTTCTGCCAAACCACAGCTGTTGAATCCATATCTGGTGAGaagattaaaaatatatatatcaacttACAAATAACAACAATCTTAGCTAGCTACTCaaacaacaaactgaaaaaaGGAAGATTTTATCACTTTGTAACTCCagcttttacattttctttgcaGTGATAACCAACTGTGCTACAAAAATAATGTAGATAAACTGATTAAATCTCCCCTTAGggctaaaaacacattcaaatttgGCTTGTTAAGGAATTTGGTTATGAGCGGAAGTGGAAACTGTATGAATGAAAAGTgtccgaaatcacatactatgcactacatacccaatatgtgcaCTATTgatcaacatacttttgtgtgaataaacagaattatgtatgtatcttttcggacgcaatGAGCAGTATTTACGTTGTCATTTcttgagagcctccttgccggttggggatgcgtaaccatggtaacctgtacCGACCATCATGTGACCAGatgatgatttgtgagaatcaaagtctgaactaatttaaaatttatattacgcctagcaaagtgaatcATATACTTACATTTAAATGGAAGAGTTATTAAtatacagagctgtccgtcaacatctgttatgaatgttgtcgtcactaccgcattgttAAAcacgcattgcattgtgggatatttatgcggccgtagtgtccagcatttgcatactgtattatttcaccagaaatagtatgcaattcacgtactattGATTTCATATTAAGGTTTCAAACATACTAAacaatctcacatactgttttagcgtactatatactgtagcatgttagtgtggaatttcagACGCAACCATTGCGTCTATATGTGGATGTAATGTATACAGAATCCTCTCCCATAGAGACACCTTGCAAACGGACATCCCAGATATTGGATTACTTCTCATGGGGCATCATATTCTGCTTTGCCTGCCTAATCTTCAGCCATAACACTTTCTGAGGTACTTGCTTCCTAACAACCATGGATGAAGTCTCATGACAAAAGCACGTCATTATAATGAGACATTTCTTGTTATAAAATACAAACTTAATTGTTTTGACAGCACAAACATAATTATAAAGAGAAACCTCCAGGCTGGTTTCCTATTATTTGTTGGTATATCTGCATGATACTGTATGAATGATGTACTGCAATTTGTCTGAGAGATGTTGTCTTTACATTATACATGTTTGCTTTAGTGCTAGATGCAGGATATACTAATTAAGCAAATAAGGCACTATCTCAAGAGTATATTGTGGGAATACTGTACTGCTGTATACATTATAGATAACTAGGTCATCCTTAGAATGAACCTAATCAAGTGTACTCAATACTACAAccataacataaaaatatgaagaAGAGAATATGGAATAATTTAAATCAGATTGTTTGAGATCCATTGGCAAACCATTTAATTTGCAGGGGTATAGCCTGttgaaataaatcagaaatataaattacCATAAATTACCAATTTCACTGTGTATAATgacggagagagaaacaaaatcaGGATAGAGATGGTAAATAAGAAAATCCTTCATTTAGCTCATTCAAGTCTGTGTTGCAAATTAAATCTGCAAAGAAAAAGAGGGTAAAACCATGAACTCTTATTCACAGCTTTATAATGAGAATCATTTGGTAACAAACCTGTGGGCAGCATAATCTCTTTGAAGATACTGTGAAAAGGAACATTATACAGTGACATTACCTTCCCCTGCTCTTGTTTTCTGTCTTAAGGATTTTAACATAAACGAAGACTAATGTGACTCATTTACTGTTATATAAATTGAATTAACTCTTTGTGAGATGTTACATAAAATTGGGGCGTTAATCTGCAGAACACGGCcgataaattatatatttctaCTATAAAGCttaaacttctactttaaacttAAAATCAGCATCTATGAGATCCACCAAGCAACAGTTAAATACAAATTGTATGTGTAGAATACCTAATAAACTTACAACTGAGTGTATCAATATCTAAAAAATACTGTGACATTAACTTCaaccatatcgcccagcccgaCATGTGTACATTCAGTTGAGCAGCTATCTATCCCTTTGACAAAAGCGTTAAGCGTATCAAAAACGTACCTGTTAATAATTGCACGATCTGTGGTGAGTCGAAACACGCGTGGTTTGGGGTTCCCCTCCTGAGGTTTGGGAGTGATTGTGCCCACTTCAACAAAGCCGAAACCTACTTTGTACAACCCGTCTACGGCCTCTCCGTGCTTGTCGAAGCCCGCCGCAATCCCAATGGGGTTTTTAAACTTTAATCCCAGAACGTTCACTTCCTGTAgatgcataaaaacaaacagaataaaGTCTTACAGTGTCTAGGATCACTGGAAAAATAATGTAAGCAGAAACTGAGGTTATATGCTTAATAGTCTCGCATAGTcagacctttctttagcgcTGCATCAGCAGCATTATCATTCTGTTATAGGGGAAATAAAACACTCAGGCTTgtctgtatttctttaaactagggctgtcaaagttaatgcgataaaacgttaatgcaaatttgttttaacgccacttatttctttaactaacgcaacttgcaatttttgatTAACCTCTTATAAATCCTTTTCGaactttcggaggttgtagcgagtTTTAagcgaccatgtcatactagcttgtcacgaaggaggataaataacactccaaatttaaggttaattttggcaaggaaaaactgtcatggccattttcaaaggggtcccttgacctctgacctcaagatatgtgaatgtaaatgggatctatgggtacccacgagtctcccctttacagacatgcccactttatgataatcacatgcagtttggggcaagtcatagtcaagtcagcacactgacacactgacagctgttgttgcctgttgggcttgaatttgccatgttataatgtttgagcatatcttttatgctaaatgcagtacctgtgagggtttctggacaatatttgtcagtgttttgtgttgtcaattgatttccaataataaatatatacatacatttgcataaagcagcatatttgcccactcccatgttgataagactattaaatacttgacaaatctccctttaaggtacatttcgaacagataaaaatgtgtgattaatttgcaattaaccatggacaatcgtgcaattaaatattttaatcgattgagagccctagtttaaaccaatcacaatcatCTTGTGTGGTACGAAGCACAGGATGCAGCGAAGTTGCCCTTGTGAAATAGACAATCCGCAAACCGTGGAAGGGGAGGATAATGCCGCGTGAAATCCGCAGCGGTTTATACTCACAGTCTAAAACCGGTGAGTCAGACTATATGCTTACCAATGATGCAGGGTCCTGGTAGCGGTTCAGAGGAACCAGACCCAGACCAATCATCTTCACTGCTAACACATGCGCCGTCTCTGcccccacaatcctctgcagcAGGGGCATCAGCTGATTGGCGTAGAAACGCTCATCTCCAACTGCAGTGAGGTAGGAGGCAAACAGAAGGCTACCTGAGCCGATGATCTTCGCTGCCTCTTTGAACTGCTTCTGTTGACAAGAGCatgaaaatgaatacataaaactGTGTCTTCAAAAGGACTCACATTAATTAACGTGAATACCAGCTTCTGAGGAGGATACTATCTGTCTCTGTAGCTGCTAGATAAATTCTCCACTTGTTTATGttatctgtgctgtttggtgctgactGCTGGGTGTACAGTGGGATTATGAAAAGCTTCTGCTGTGGCCGGAAATGAGATTGATGAAATCAGAGTTACGGgtcggaaaaccaaaacaatcatCTAATAGACGCTAACGTTCTACGTGGACGTACAGGTTTGAGTGGTAGTTCTTTTTGGTTTTATTCTTTTGAAGAGGTCTAATGCTTCAGAATAATAGCAGACACCAGTGTGGATGGAACAAGGATGGACAGGGATTTAAGATTATAAGATTAAGGCATTTATATGACATTAGTGAATTATATCTTCCAGAGGATTCCCGACTTTTTAACAAAGATAGAATTCACAGCTACAGTGTTTTGGACTCAACACCaagacagatgtgtgtgttttcccactGATTGTTTGGCTTAACATGACAATTTCCATGATgcgttattataattataatcacTGTGCATttattgtatataaataaattggaattaaataaattgggtatcactgtaaagctgagactcttgtggattcaatgagcccaactgtattaatgtgtgatgatgttagtccccatagtagccatttcattatagtgagaccattttttttaaaaacttgacctcactgtataaaatgacctgtggtgacctctaggataatcacagcctcatgaaactttacaattacaaactagagacctagagcattcagaggatggatggctttcctacgtatattgacaataagggggtttctgagcagtttccacaacagaagtgctcgccatccaattgctgaaaaatgcaattcttgcagaaagttTCAgatcaaaagtttttgataccaaatcacagcatggctttttctatggtgttcctcaaggtcttggtgtcttaatgtggtattttgaagggattattgatcatttgcactttaaactttaaactttactttacactacatcccatataccattttatagactgtacatattacatctatttattgtacactaaaATGTTTATTGACGGACGGTACacgctatgtccattcactatgtccattcactatgttcattcactatgtatattctgtatttctatttattgtttttataatctttctttttgtacacctgtacctctgTACCTGCGCTTTGcggctttgacacctgaatttccctctgaattTCCCCCtggggataaataaaggttcatcttatcttatcttattt
Above is a genomic segment from Sebastes umbrosus isolate fSebUmb1 chromosome 2, fSebUmb1.pri, whole genome shotgun sequence containing:
- the dhodh gene encoding dihydroorotate dehydrogenase (quinone), mitochondrial, with translation MAGHLKKQFKEAAKIIGSGSLLFASYLTAVGDERFYANQLMPLLQRIVGAETAHVLAVKMIGLGLVPLNRYQDPASLEVNVLGLKFKNPIGIAAGFDKHGEAVDGLYKVGFGFVEVGTITPKPQEGNPKPRVFRLTTDRAIINRYGFNSCGLAEAQQRLKARRDTQQQYSKAGLPLGINLGKNKLSQDAGADYVEGVRVLGPLADYLVVNVSSPNTPGLRDLQGKAELRQLLHTVLKERDALQGERRLPVLVKIAPDLTTQDRQDIADVVTELGVDGLMVSNTTVSRPETLQDSNKSEVGGLSGQPLKDLSTSVVSEMYNLTKGKVLIVGIGGVATGQDAMDKICAGASLVQLYTALTYQGPPIVTKIKRELEQLLKEQGFSSVSEAVGADHRGADGSTPHKQS